The Toxorhynchites rutilus septentrionalis strain SRP chromosome 3, ASM2978413v1, whole genome shotgun sequence genome includes a region encoding these proteins:
- the LOC129774975 gene encoding rhodopsin-like — translation MINEPGMPLALAWTAAGMSNLTVVDKVPPEMLHMVDAHWYQFPPMNPLWHSILGFAIFVLMCISLAGNGCVVYIFVSTKALRTPSNMFIINLAFSDFLMMFTMGPPMVINCYNETWVWGPLMCEIYGMFGSLFGCVSIWSMTMIAFDRYNVIVKGLSAKPMTFNGSLLKILFVWINSLFWTLAPMFGWNRYVPEGNMTACGTDYLNHDVLSMSYIVVYSFFVYWLPLFMIIYSYTFILKAVTAHEKNMREQAKKMNVASLRSSDAAKQSAEIKLAKVALMTISLWFMAWTPYLVINYAGIFETANISPLATIWGSLFAKANAVYNPIVYGISHPKYRAALHETFPSLTCSPKPEPHDNQSTASGATTASDSTNNA, via the exons ATGATTAACGAACCAGGAATGCCATTAGCACTCGCGTGGACCGCAGCGGGAATGAGTAACCTGACCGTTGTGGATAAAGTCCCACCAGAAATGCTCCACATGGTGGACGCTCATTGGTACCAGTTCCCTCCGATGAACCCGCTATGGCACTCGATTCTTGGATTTGCGATTTTCGTCCTGATGTGCATCTCGCTGGCTGGTAATGGATGTGTCGTATACATCTTTGTGAGCACCAAAGCACTTCGAACACCTTCGAACATGTTCATAATCAATCTCGCTTTCTCCGATTTTCTAATGATGTTTACGATGGGTCCACCAATGGTGATCAACTGCTACAATGAAACCTGGGTCTGGGGACCTTTAATGTGCGAGATCTACGGTATGTTCGGTTCACTGTTTGGGTGCGTGTCAATTTGGAGCATGACAATGATCGCATTCGACCGGTACAACGTGATCGTAAAAGGTCTTTCAGCGAAACCGATGACCTTCAATGGATCTCTTCTGAAAATACTGTTCGTTTGGATCAACTCTCTCTTCTGGACGCTAGCTCCAATGTTCGGATGGAATCGATACGTTCCCGAGGGCAACATGACTGCTTGCGGAACGGATTACCTGAACCATGATGTCCTAAGCATGTCGTACATTGTTGTGTACTCATTCTTCGTCTATTGGCTACCACTGTTCATGATCATCTACTCATACACCTTTATTCTGAAG GCGGTAACTGCACACGAAAAGAACATGCGCGAACAGGCCAAGAAAATGAACGTTGCTTCCCTGCGATCCTCGGATGCCGCGAAGCAGAGCGCTGAAATTAAATTGGCCAAGGTTGCGTTGATGACCATCTCACTGTGGTTTATGGCCTGGACTCCGTACTTGGTCATCAATTATGCTGGAATCTTTGAAACCGCTAACATCAGCCCACTCGCTACCATCTGGGGATCTTTGTTCGCTAAAGCTAACGCCGTCTACAACCCTATTGTGTATGGTATAAGCCATCCTAAGTACCGTGCTGCACTACACGAGACCTTCCCATCATTGACCTGCTCCCCGAAACCAGAGCCCCACGACAATCAGTCAACGGCCTCTGGAGCAACCACTGCATCAGATTCAACGAACAATGCTTGA
- the LOC129774978 gene encoding uncharacterized protein LOC129774978, which translates to MIPVAGNIQTARKNGLSQNYPFRRDEDDREQYCDPLPPSEYDEKFATCRYERKLPLSKRDIQREQLRKNITQMVIKEHYETLRRQEAERMPLRKQPDYYMTQEATSREPQYPLYKTDDMVTYWSYGARTNSARRRNTSFTKPIGERLDQQFG; encoded by the exons ATGATTCCAGTGGCAGGAAACATCCAAACGGCGAGGAAAAATGGTCTTTCACAAAATTATCCCTTCCGCAGGGATGAGGACGATCGGGAACAGTATTGTGACCCACTGCCGCCATCAGAATATGATGAAAAATTCGCCACTTGCCGATACGAACGGAAGCTACCAC TTTCGAAACGTGATATTCAGCGGGAGCAGCTGCGTAAAAACATAACACAAATGGTGATAAAGGAACATTACGAGACGTTGCGCAGGCAGGAAGCTGAACGAATGCCACTGAGGAAACAACCGGACTATTACATGACACAGGAGGCCACCAGCAGAGAACCCCAGTATCCTCTCTATAAGACAGACGATATGGTGACATACTGGAGTTACGGTGCGAGAACCAATTCAGCGAGAAGGAGGAACACAAGCTTCACCAAGCCAATTGGCGAGCGGTTGGATCAACAGTTCGGATAA
- the LOC129774977 gene encoding opsin-1-like gives MAAFSEPHFDAWQSGIGNMTVVDKVPPEMLHMVHSHWNQFPPMNPLWHSILGFVIFVLGVVSMIGNGCVVYIFTTTRSLRTPSNLLVVNLAFSDFLMMFTMGPPMVINCYHETWVFGPFACELYGMFGSLFGCASIWTMTMIAFDRYNVIVKGLSAKPLTNNGALLRILAIWAFALFWTLAPFFGWNRYVPEGNMTACGTDYLNKEWLSRSYILVYAIFVYWMPLLTIIYSYTFILKAVAAHEKNMREQAKKMNVASLRSSEAQQTSAEIKLAKVALVTISLWFMAWTPYLVINFTGVLGTASISPLATIWGSLFAKANAVYNPIVYGISHPKYRAALYQKFPALSCQDDHSSDAQSVSSGATTATEEKA, from the exons ATGGCAGCATTCAGTGAGCCTCATTTTGATGCCTGGCAGTCAGGCATTGGCAACATGACCGTCGTGGACAAGGTCCCACCGGAAATGTTGCACATGGTTCATTCGCACTGGAATCAATTCCCACCGATGAACCCGCTATGGCACTCGATTCTTGGATTCGTGATATTCGTGCTCGGTGTCGTATCGATGATCGGCAATGGTTGCGTAGTCTACATCTTCACCACCACCCGAAGCCTCCGCACCCCATCCAACTTACTAGTGGTCAATTTGGCTTTCTCGGACTTCCTGATGATGTTTACGATGGGACCGCCAATGGTGATCAACTGCTATCATGAGACCTGGGTCTTCGGACCATTCGCGTGCGAACTGTACGGAATGTTTGGATCACTGTTCGGCTGTGCCTCGATCTGGACCATGACTATGATTGCGTTCGACCGATACAATGTCATCGTGAAAGGTTTATCTGCCAAGCCACTGACCAACAACGGTGCCCTTCTGCGAATCCTGGCTATCTGGGCGTTTGCTCTTTTCTGGACTCTGGCTCCATTCTTCGGATGGAACCGATATGTCCCAGAAGGAAACATGACCGCCTGCGGTACCGATTATCTGAACAAGGAATGGTTGAGCCGCTCGTACATCCTGGTATACGCCATCTTCGTGTACTGGATGCCTCTTCTTACCATCATCTACTCATACACCTTCATCCTGAAG GCGGTAGCCGCACATGAAAAGAACATGCGCGAACAGGCCAAGAAGATGAACGTCGCTTCTCTGCGATCCTCGGAAGCCCAACAGACCAGCGCCGAAATCAAACTGGCTAAAGTTGCCCTGGTCACCATCTCCCTGTGGTTCATGGCCTGGACTCCCTATCTAGTGATCAACTTCACCGGTGTTCTCGGCACTGCTTCGATCAGCCCACTGGCCACCATCTGGGGATCACTATTCGCAAAGGCCAATGCCGTGTACAACCCGATTGTATACGGAATCAGCCATCCCAAATACCGCGCTGCCCTGTACCAGAAGTTCCCAGCGCTATCTTGCCAGGACGACCATTCCAGCGATGCTCAATCGGTTTCCTCTGGAGCAACCACCGCTACAGAAGAGAAGGCTTaa
- the LOC129774976 gene encoding opsin-1-like codes for MAAFAEPHFEAWHAGPSNVTVIDKVLPEILHMVHPHWNQFPPMNPLWHSILGFAIFVLGVVSMLGNGCVIYIFSCTKSLRTPSNLLVVNLAFSDFLMMFTMGPPMVINCYHETWSFSAFACELYGMFGSLFGCASIWSMTMIAFDRYNVIVKGLSAKPMTNNGALLRILAIWVFALFWTLAPFFGWNRYVPEGNMTACGTDYLTKDWFSRSYILVYSIFVYWTPLLTIIYSYTFILKAVAAHEKNMREQAKKMNVASLRSSEAQQTSAEIKLAKVALVTISLWFMAWTPYLVINFTGVFETAPISPLATIWGSLFAKANAVYNPIVYGISHPKYRAALHKTFPSLSCQDDQSSNDGQSVGSGVTTATEEKA; via the exons ATGGCAGCCTTTGCGGAACCACATTTTGAAGCATGGCATGCTGGTCCCAGCAACGTGACCGTTATTGACAAAGTTTTACCTGAAATCCTGCACATGGTTCATCCCCATTGGAATCAGTTCCCACCGATGAATCCGTTGTGGCACTCAATACTCGGATTCGCAATCTTCGTCCTCGGTGTCGTATCGATGCTTGGTAACGGTTGCGTGATATACATCTTCTCCTGCACCAAATCACTTCGTACCCCATCCAACTTGCTAGTGGTCAATTTGGCCTTTTCGGATTTCCTGATGATGTTTACGATGGGACCGCCAATGGTGATCAACTGCTATCATGAAACATGGTCTTTCAGTGCGTTCGCGTGCGAACTGTACGGAATGTTTGGATCACTGTTCGGCTGTGCCTCGATCTGGAGCATGACTATGATTGCATTCGACCGATACAATGTCATCGTCAAAGGTTTGTCTGCTAAGCCAATGACAAACAATGGAGCCCTCCTGCGAATCTTGGCTATCTGGGTATTCGCACTGTTCTGGACTTTGGCTCCATTCTTCGGATGGAACCGATATGTCCCAGAAGGAAACATGACCGCTTGCGGTACCGATTACCTCACCAAGGATTGGTTCAGCCGTTCTTATATCTTGGTATATTCTATCTTTGTATACTGGACACCTCTTCTTACCATCATCTACTCATACACCTTCATACTCAAG GCGGTAGCCGCTCATGAAAAGAACATGCGCGAACAAGCCAAGAAGATGAACGTCGCTTCTCTGCGATCCTCGGAAGCTCAACAGACAAGCGCAGAAATCAAACTGGCCAAAGTCGCCCTGGTCACCATCTCCCTGTGGTTCATGGCCTGGACTCCCTATCTAGTGATCAACTTCACCGGTGTTTTCGAAACCGCACCGATCAGTCCCCTGGCCACCATCTGGGGTTCGCTATTCGCAAAGGCCAATGCCGTGTACAACCCGATTGTATACGGTATCAGCCATCCGAAATACCGCGCCGCTCTGCACAAGACCTTCCCGTCGCTATCTTGCCAGGATGATCAATCCAGCAACGATGGCCAGTCCGTTGGGTCGGGAGTGACAACTGCCACAGAAGAAAAAGCCTAA